The window ATTCATTGCTATTGCGTGTGCGTAGGTTAACAGCATATGGATTTGGATCATAATCTAACAACTCCGCCAATGCTAAAACTTTAGTTTTCGTGTCAGAAGAAATGTCTGGATGATCCTTTAATGCCCTAGAAACCGTTGATATACTTAGGTTTAGATTTTCAGCTATCTTTTTTAAAGTCGGACTTTGTCTCATGTTTGTTGGTTAGAACGTAAATATAAGTTTTCCACAGCAAACATTTTCGCAAATGTTACCGCAAACGTTTGCGGGTAGATTGCGTAGAATTCACCATTTTTTATATCCCATTTAATATACCTTCGATTATGTAAATAATAAGAATTTATCATTTACATCTAACCAAATATATTTAACTAATTGCTATATGTTAAAACAGTTAAGTTTACAGCGCATTTTATGTAAAACGTTGCTCTTAATTATATGCTTTACGTTTCTACAACCTTCTGTTTATGCACAAACTAATTCGTCAGCTTTTGAAACCATAAAAAATCGTACGTGGTGGAAAGAGGGAATTGTTTATCAAATATATCCTCGAAGTTTTAAAGATAGTAACGGCGATGGGATTGGCGATTTGAAAGGCATTATTTCCAAACTTGATTACCTTAAAAGTTTAGGCATTGATGTGGTTTGGTTGAATCCGATTTATGCTTCGCCTAATGATGATAACGGTTATGACATCAGCGGTTATAAAAATATTATGAAAGAGTTTGGTACCATGGAAGATTTCGATCTTTTGTTGAAAGGCCTGCATCAACGTAATATCAAATTGGTAATGGACATGGTTTTAAACCACAGCAGTGATGAACATCAGTGGTTTAAGGAATCAAAATCTAGTCGCACTAACCCATACCGCAATTATTACCATTGGTGGCCTGCAGAAAATGGTACTCCAACACCACGTTATAGTTTTTTTGATATTAATAATAATGCATGGAAATACGATGCTACTACCAATGCATATTATCTACATTACTTTTCGCAAAAGCAACCAGATCTTAATTGGGAAAATAGCAAGTTAAGAAGTGAAGTTTATGATATGATGAAATTTTGGCTTGATAAAGGCATCGATGGTATTAGAATGGATGCTTTTCAATATGCATCGAAAGATGTTTCCTGGCCAAAATATCCTGAAGGATATGAAAAAAATATTATAAAATATTATGGCATGGGTCCAAATCTCCACAAGTATTTAAAAGAAATGAACAAGGCCGTGATCAGTAAATATAATGTGATGACGGTTGCGGAAGGCGCTGGAAGTACTTTAGCAGATGCACATACACTTGTTGATGAGGATAGGAAAGAATTAAATATGGCCTATCATTTTGAGATAATGGATATTGGTAACGATCCGAAAGGCTATAACCTGGTTGATTTAAAAAAGACTTTTACAAAATGGGATTCGTCATTTGCTAAACAAGGCTGGCTTGCGATTTTTTTAGCTAATCATGATGTGCCCCGGATGGTAAGTAAGTATGGTGATGATAGCGACGAATACAGAACCGCATCTTCGAAATTATTGACAACACTCATTATGACCATGCGGGGAACGCCATTTTATTATAATGGAGATGAGTTGGGCATGGCTAACATCAAATTTGAAAAAATTGAAGATTATAAGGATTTGGCTACTATTAATGCTTATAAACATTTACTAGCCAAAGGTGAGGACACAAAAGCATTTTTAGAAAAACAAAAGTTTATATCAAGAGACAATACACGAACTCCATTTCAATGGGATGCTACTACAAATGCAGGTTTTACAAATGGTACACCATGGATTAAAATAAATCCAAACTACAAATCTGTTAATGTGCAAATTGAAGAAAAGGATCCTAATAGCGAACTTAATTATTTCAAAAAAATTGTAGCCATCAGGAAGAGTTCGCCTGCACTTATTTATGGTACATATAAAATATTCGACGTTGAAAATCCTCATGTTTATTGCTATACAAGATCGCAGGGTAAAGAAAAAGTTTTAGTTATATTAAATTTTTCTAGCAAAGGAATCTCCTACTCTATCGATAATAATATAAATATTAAACATGCGCAGGTTGTAGCCAGCAATTACAAAGGCGCAGCAATACTGGAGCAGCGCATCAATTTAAAACCTTGGCAAAGTGTAGTGTTTAAGCTAAACGAAACCAACTAATAATTATTGAACCATGATTACAGCCGCAGAAAGTTCAGTAAAAAAATATTCTTCAAATCTGAAATTAAACTTCAGTTCAATTATTGCCATGAACGTTGGTTTCTTCGGCATACAATATAGCTTTGGTTTACAGCAAACCAATATGACACCTATTTACTCATATTTAGGGGCCAATGCAGATCAAATACCACTTTTAAATTTGGCGGGACCAATGACAGGTTTAATCATTCAGCCAATAATCGGGGCAATGAGTGATAAAACCACAAGCAGATTTGGCCGCCGCAGACCTTATTTTTTAATCGGTGCCATAATTTGCAGCATTTGTTTATTTGCGATGCCTTATAGTAGTTCCATATGGATGGCTGCCAGTATTCTTTGGATTTTAGATGCAGGCAATAACATGACAATGGAACCCTACCGGGCTTTTGTAAGTGATAAACTACCATCAGAACAACATGCACTAGGTTTTTTAACACAGAGCTTTTTTACTGGTCTGGGGATAACTTTGGCAAACTTAACGCCAGGCATTTTGATAGCCGCAGGGCTAATAGGATTAAATACTCGCAGCGCAAATAATATTCCATATACCACGTATACAGCCTTTTTTATTGGCGCTTTTGTATCAATAGGATCGATTATGTACACTTGTTTTACCACGAAAGAAGTGCCTTTAAACAAGAAACAAGTTGAAGAAATTAAGCAAGAAACAGGAGGCGTAATTCAGATTTTTAAAGATATTATCGCAGCCTTTAGGGTGATGCCTGTTACCATGCGTAAATTAGGAATTGTGTACCTTTTTAATTGGTACGGAATGTTTATTTATTGGCAATTTGTTACCTTATGTTTAGCGAAAACAATCTTTCATACTGCCGATTCTGCATCTGACGGATTTGCTTCAGCACAGGTTTTAACTGGTTATGTAAATGGTGGATACAATGTCGTTACCTTTTTAGTAGCGTTTCCTTTGGCCTTTTTAGCGAGAAAAATAACTTCCAAAAGAGTTCATTTTTTAAGTCTAATTCTAGGTGGCGTATGTTTGATAAGCCTGCCTATAATCAAGCATGAAAATTTGTTATTTATTCCGATTATCGGTTTAGGAATAGCTTGGGCAAGCATGATGGGTACCCCTTATGCAATGCTTGCAGGTAGTATTCCAAAAGATAAAACAGGAATTTTTATGGGTATTTTAAACATGTTTATTGTAATGCCTATGTTGTTAGAAACGGTAACATTTAAATATATATACCGACATATTTTAAATCATAATCCTGCTAATGCTATATATTTTGCAGGTATGCTGATTACCATTGGTGGCATGCTGGTTTTATTGATCAAGAATACAAATACCAAAAGTAAAATATAATGGAAATCTCAACTGATTATGAAAAATCAATTGCGCTTTTGTACCAAGCATCAACTCCTAGTGGTTTTGTAGCAGCTGTGAGAGAGCAAGATAATTATAAAAGAGTTTGGACTAGAGATGGTGTAATTACTTCTATCGCGGCACTATTAAGTGGTGATAAAAAATTAATTGAAACTTCAAAAGCTACTATCGAAACTCTTTTTGATCATCAACATCATTTAGGATTTATGCCTTCAAACGTAACTCCAGAAAGTGGCGAAGCAAGCTACGGAGGCACTTGCGGCAGAGCCGACAATCCATCATGGGCAGTTATTGGTTTGTGTGCTTACACTTTATTAAGCAACAATTTGTCCCTTTGGGAAAAATATCAAACTGAAGTAGAGAAATGTTTTGCCGTGATGGAAAGTTGGGAATTTAACGGTAAAAATTTGATTTATGTTCCACAAAGTGGCGATTGGGCAGATGAATATATTCAACATGGTTATATTCTCTTTGATCAGTTATTACGCGTTTGGGCACTTAAATTAGTTAATAAAATCGATCCTTCTAAACAACAGGCTGATAAAGCAATTCAAATTGTTAATTCCATCAAACAGAATTATTGGAAAAATGCTGAAAATCAGCAGGCTTATGCGCCAAATTTAAAACACCAGATGATTAATGCATCAAGTCACTATTGGCTTATGGGTTTCAATCCAAGTAGGATCTATAAATATTTCGACCTCCAAGCAAATACGTTTAGCCTGTTGTTAAATCTTGGTGATGAAAGTCAGAATCAAAAAGTAATTGATGCTATAAAAACACTTTATAACACGAAATTATCTATGCTTCCTTCGTTTTATCCAACCATAGAAGAGGGCGATGCAGATATGAATGAACTTAAAAATAATTACGCCTATTCATTTAGAAACAAACCTAACTTTTTTCATAATGGAGGATTGTGGCCTGTCTGGAATGGTTGGTTGGTAATGGCGCTAAAAAAACATGGTGAAAACGAATTGGCAGAAAAAATTTCGGCTAATATAAATAACGCTAATGCAATGGATGATTGCTTTAATGAGTGTTTTCATGGTTTGTTAAAAACTCCATGTGGCGTTAATAATTGTACATGGAGTGCTGCTGGGGCAGTATTAGCGCAACAAGATTTCAAATCCTTTGAACAAATTTTCAATTTCAATGATTAAATCAAACATCATGAACAAAGAAATACCAGCAGAAAAGGACCTTAAAAAGGTATTGGTTATTGGCGAATTGCTTGCTGATATTATTTCTGATGATAATATTAAATCTCTTGCTTCCCCCTCAACATTTAAAATTTATCAGGGTGGAAGTGCTGCAAATTTATGTGCAAATTTAAAGTGGCTTGGTGTCGATGCTAAACTAGTTGGCGCCGTTGGAAATGATGAATTAGGAAAATTTTTAATTAATTCATTAAAAGAAGCTGGCTTATCTGATAGTCACCTAACCGTGTTACCCAATCACCAAACAAGTATAATCTTGGTTGGGAAAAATACAGATACGCCTGATTTTATACCCTATAGAAGTGCTGATAATGAGATATATGCAATTGATAATCAATTAATTGAAAGCGCTAAATTAATTCATACCACAGCATTTTCTTTAAGTAAGCAGCCTGCAAGAGAACATATTTTAAATGCATTTTTAGAAGCGAATCAAACAGGAAAATTCATATCGATAGACTGGAACTTTTCACCAATTATATGGAACAATGATGATGGTATGAAAATTTTTAAGCAAATATGTAAATACCATCCATTATTAAAAATAAGTTTAGACGATGTTGAAAGGTTTGCTGGAGAAGCATTAACTACAAAAGCAGCGATGCAATATCTTGATCAATTTACTACACACATAACTTGTTTAACCTGTGGCAAAGATGGTGTTTGGTTTAAAGAAAACGGAGGAAATTGGAATCATAAACCTGCACTTCCGATTAAGCAAATAACGAGCGTAACAGGTGCTGGAGATGCATTTTGGTCGGGATTTTTATATGTTTTTCTTCAAAAAAAACCAGTTGAACAATGTATTGATTTTGCACTGTTATTAGCGAAAACCAAAATTGAATCAGCAGAACCACTTTACAAAATTGAACCTAGTTTATACATAAAAGAATAATCTTATTTGTTAAATTTATTATTATTAACTAACCAAAATGAGAATAACCAAACCGCCATAGCATACCTCGCTCAGCTTAAGAATTATTAAATATTTAACCAAATAATAAACAGTTATGAATATTACTATACCAAAAAACAATTGGTTTGTTTTACCGAACAAACACAAATTGCACGCCATTCAGAAATTTATGGCTTTAAGTTTTTTAACACTTTTTATAACTACAGCTGCCTTTGCGCAAACAGTGGTAAAAGGGATTATTTATGATACAGATAAAAATCCATTGCCAGGTGCTACTATTCAGGTTTTAGGGACCAGTACAAAAGCACAAACCGATGCAGAAGGTAAGTATCAAATTTCCATTCCTTCGCCAACATCAAAATTAATTGTAAGCTTTGTCGGCTTAAAAACGCAAACGGTAAGTGTAAACAATCAAACGCTTCTCAATATCACGCTTCAATCCAGTAATGATTTGGACGCTGTTGTTGTAGTCGGATATGCTTCTGTTAGAAAAAGTGACTTAACAGGTGCAGCAACTACAGTTTCGGCAAAAGATTTTAATAAAGGTCCATTAACTGCTCCCGATCAGTTAATTCAGGGTAAAGTTGCCGGCGTACAAATGATCAATAATAGTGGTCAGCCAGGTGGTGCTTCTACCGTAAGAATTAGGGGTAACTCTGCTATTACAGGCACTGGACAACCATTATATGTTGTGGATGGAGTTGCACTTGATGGAAGATCTGCTCGTCCATCAACCAGCGCAGGTATCGGAACCGCTCCTGATGGAAATCCTTTAAACTTTATCAATCCTGCAGATATCGAATCAATGGAGATTCTGAAAGATGCATCGGCAACAGCGATTTATGGTTCTCGTGCTGCTTATGGAGTTGTTTTGATCACCACAAAAAGAGGTAAATCTGGCGATACAAAACTTGATGTAAGCGCATCTGCCGGGGTGAGTAATATTGCTAGAAGAGTTGATGTTTTAAGTGGCGATGAATATCGTGCTGCATTAAAAAAATACGGCCTAACTGCTGGTGATTTCGGAACAAGTGTTAACGCCTTAGATGAAATTATTCGTACAGGCTATAACCAAAATTATTCATTAGGAATAAGCGGTGGCGCAAATGGAAATACTTTTCGTGCTTCTTTAGGTTACCAAGATCAGCAAGGTATTGTTAAAAACACCGATTTTAAGAAATACAGCGCTGGCTTTAATGGCAATTTTAAGTTTTTGGAAAGCAAAAAATTAGGATTGGACGTAAACATGATTAGCAATCAATTTCTAGAAAGCATTGCCCCTATTACCACTGATGCTGGTTTTACAGGAAGTTTAATTAGTCAGGCATTATCTTGGAATCCAACACAATCTTTCTATAAACCTGACGGAAGTTTGTTTATTGATTACGGATCTACAACGATTAACCCGCTTGCTGCCCTCGCTGCAACCAATGATAAAACTAAAGTAACTACAATTTTAGGAAGCGTATCTCCATATTATAAAATTACCTCTTGGTTAGAATATAGAATGCTGGCAAGTGTAAATTATAGCACTGGTATTAGAAGAGCATCTACAAGAAGCACCTTAAATTTACAAGGAATTCAACCTTCTGGAGATTTCTTAGGTGGATATGCAAGTTATTCAAATACAGAATTGGTAACACAACAGTTTACCAATACGTTAAATTTCAATAAAGAAATTGCAAATAAATTGAATCTGAACGCAGTTATAGGATATGAATACTCAAATTTTATAAATAAGAGCGCTGTTAATACAGGAACTGGTTTCGGCAATCTTCCTTTTGATTACACTGATGCATTTGAGGCTACGTTAAAATCAAATAGAACATTTGTAACCAGCAACGATCCAACAACAGAGTTACAATCATATTTTGCTAGAGGAATTTTTAATTACGATAATAAATATATTTTAACTGCAACAGTTAGGGCTGATGGTTCAACTAAGTTTGGAGCGAATAATAAATATGGTTATTTTCCTTCGTTTGCTGCAGCTTGGAACATAAAACAAGAAGGTTTTCTTCAAAATGTTGCCTGGTTAAATGTGTTAAAAATAAGAGCAGGATATGGTAAAACTGGTAATCAGGATTTCCCTTCTGGTTCTTCTCAACA is drawn from Pedobacter mucosus and contains these coding sequences:
- a CDS encoding glycoside hydrolase 100 family protein encodes the protein MEISTDYEKSIALLYQASTPSGFVAAVREQDNYKRVWTRDGVITSIAALLSGDKKLIETSKATIETLFDHQHHLGFMPSNVTPESGEASYGGTCGRADNPSWAVIGLCAYTLLSNNLSLWEKYQTEVEKCFAVMESWEFNGKNLIYVPQSGDWADEYIQHGYILFDQLLRVWALKLVNKIDPSKQQADKAIQIVNSIKQNYWKNAENQQAYAPNLKHQMINASSHYWLMGFNPSRIYKYFDLQANTFSLLLNLGDESQNQKVIDAIKTLYNTKLSMLPSFYPTIEEGDADMNELKNNYAYSFRNKPNFFHNGGLWPVWNGWLVMALKKHGENELAEKISANINNANAMDDCFNECFHGLLKTPCGVNNCTWSAAGAVLAQQDFKSFEQIFNFND
- a CDS encoding glycoside hydrolase family 13 protein: MLKQLSLQRILCKTLLLIICFTFLQPSVYAQTNSSAFETIKNRTWWKEGIVYQIYPRSFKDSNGDGIGDLKGIISKLDYLKSLGIDVVWLNPIYASPNDDNGYDISGYKNIMKEFGTMEDFDLLLKGLHQRNIKLVMDMVLNHSSDEHQWFKESKSSRTNPYRNYYHWWPAENGTPTPRYSFFDINNNAWKYDATTNAYYLHYFSQKQPDLNWENSKLRSEVYDMMKFWLDKGIDGIRMDAFQYASKDVSWPKYPEGYEKNIIKYYGMGPNLHKYLKEMNKAVISKYNVMTVAEGAGSTLADAHTLVDEDRKELNMAYHFEIMDIGNDPKGYNLVDLKKTFTKWDSSFAKQGWLAIFLANHDVPRMVSKYGDDSDEYRTASSKLLTTLIMTMRGTPFYYNGDELGMANIKFEKIEDYKDLATINAYKHLLAKGEDTKAFLEKQKFISRDNTRTPFQWDATTNAGFTNGTPWIKINPNYKSVNVQIEEKDPNSELNYFKKIVAIRKSSPALIYGTYKIFDVENPHVYCYTRSQGKEKVLVILNFSSKGISYSIDNNINIKHAQVVASNYKGAAILEQRINLKPWQSVVFKLNETN
- a CDS encoding SusC/RagA family TonB-linked outer membrane protein, producing MNITIPKNNWFVLPNKHKLHAIQKFMALSFLTLFITTAAFAQTVVKGIIYDTDKNPLPGATIQVLGTSTKAQTDAEGKYQISIPSPTSKLIVSFVGLKTQTVSVNNQTLLNITLQSSNDLDAVVVVGYASVRKSDLTGAATTVSAKDFNKGPLTAPDQLIQGKVAGVQMINNSGQPGGASTVRIRGNSAITGTGQPLYVVDGVALDGRSARPSTSAGIGTAPDGNPLNFINPADIESMEILKDASATAIYGSRAAYGVVLITTKRGKSGDTKLDVSASAGVSNIARRVDVLSGDEYRAALKKYGLTAGDFGTSVNALDEIIRTGYNQNYSLGISGGANGNTFRASLGYQDQQGIVKNTDFKKYSAGFNGNFKFLESKKLGLDVNMISNQFLESIAPITTDAGFTGSLISQALSWNPTQSFYKPDGSLFIDYGSTTINPLAALAATNDKTKVTTILGSVSPYYKITSWLEYRMLASVNYSTGIRRASTRSTLNLQGIQPSGDFLGGYASYSNTELVTQQFTNTLNFNKEIANKLNLNAVIGYEYSNFINKSAVNTGTGFGNLPFDYTDAFEATLKSNRTFVTSNDPTTELQSYFARGIFNYDNKYILTATVRADGSTKFGANNKYGYFPSFAAAWNIKQEGFLQNVAWLNVLKIRAGYGKTGNQDFPSGSSQQRFVYRTPSKAGDAIPQVGINNQNDNLKWQEDKQTNVGIDFGLFGSKLTGSIDYFNKTTKDLLYPQTAFAPAEQGNVITWKNLDGEIINKGLELSLNANIIENDNVSWSVGGNVTYIKNKVENLNDLIKTGSLSGQGLSDVTTEVIQNGLPLFAMVTRQYNGLDANGFSIYTDDGFTKYYVGNPNPKFIMGLSTNLRYKKFSLTANFNGSFGQSIYNNTANSVLAISNLGSRNVSSSILSLPIQESLANPIAASSRYIEKGDYVKLANATLNYNIGNIGKAIKSLNIYVNGQNLFVITNYTGFDPEVNVNKSVNGVPSAGIDYTAYPTARTFNFGVNFSL
- a CDS encoding MFS transporter, whose translation is MITAAESSVKKYSSNLKLNFSSIIAMNVGFFGIQYSFGLQQTNMTPIYSYLGANADQIPLLNLAGPMTGLIIQPIIGAMSDKTTSRFGRRRPYFLIGAIICSICLFAMPYSSSIWMAASILWILDAGNNMTMEPYRAFVSDKLPSEQHALGFLTQSFFTGLGITLANLTPGILIAAGLIGLNTRSANNIPYTTYTAFFIGAFVSIGSIMYTCFTTKEVPLNKKQVEEIKQETGGVIQIFKDIIAAFRVMPVTMRKLGIVYLFNWYGMFIYWQFVTLCLAKTIFHTADSASDGFASAQVLTGYVNGGYNVVTFLVAFPLAFLARKITSKRVHFLSLILGGVCLISLPIIKHENLLFIPIIGLGIAWASMMGTPYAMLAGSIPKDKTGIFMGILNMFIVMPMLLETVTFKYIYRHILNHNPANAIYFAGMLITIGGMLVLLIKNTNTKSKI
- a CDS encoding carbohydrate kinase family protein, whose translation is MNKEIPAEKDLKKVLVIGELLADIISDDNIKSLASPSTFKIYQGGSAANLCANLKWLGVDAKLVGAVGNDELGKFLINSLKEAGLSDSHLTVLPNHQTSIILVGKNTDTPDFIPYRSADNEIYAIDNQLIESAKLIHTTAFSLSKQPAREHILNAFLEANQTGKFISIDWNFSPIIWNNDDGMKIFKQICKYHPLLKISLDDVERFAGEALTTKAAMQYLDQFTTHITCLTCGKDGVWFKENGGNWNHKPALPIKQITSVTGAGDAFWSGFLYVFLQKKPVEQCIDFALLLAKTKIESAEPLYKIEPSLYIKE